One Halosegnis longus DNA window includes the following coding sequences:
- a CDS encoding MBL fold metallo-hydrolase: MVRRLADGLWLLELGLVPPFATNCYLVDDGEAVTLVDAGLPINYPSLATELGRVGYERLDIDRVLFTHYDIDHVGGARALRDRDVPMYMGERDVALVTGEWDPNLVHHKGLFHRIARRLFPLDGHDLRPIADGEAVGNFTAHHTPGHNPGHTVYTHEGLDAAFLGDLVWATDGEFTTPFWLDSYEMRAVRESAHAFARNHEFARGLAAHGEPVLSGASDHLRAVTDEFW; encoded by the coding sequence ATGGTACGCCGGCTCGCCGACGGGCTGTGGCTCCTTGAGTTGGGGCTGGTCCCACCGTTCGCGACGAACTGTTATCTGGTGGACGACGGCGAGGCGGTGACGCTTGTCGACGCCGGGCTGCCGATAAATTATCCGTCGCTCGCGACGGAACTCGGTCGCGTCGGCTACGAACGGCTCGACATCGACCGCGTGCTCTTCACGCACTACGACATCGACCACGTCGGCGGGGCGCGCGCGCTGCGCGACCGCGACGTGCCGATGTACATGGGCGAGCGCGACGTGGCCCTCGTCACCGGCGAGTGGGACCCGAACCTCGTCCACCACAAGGGGCTGTTCCACCGCATCGCGCGGCGACTGTTCCCGCTCGACGGCCACGACCTCCGACCGATAGCCGACGGGGAGGCGGTCGGGAACTTCACGGCTCACCACACGCCGGGACACAACCCCGGCCACACCGTCTACACCCACGAGGGGTTGGACGCGGCCTTCCTCGGTGACCTCGTGTGGGCCACTGACGGGGAGTTCACGACCCCGTTCTGGCTGGACTCCTACGAGATGCGGGCCGTCCGCGAGAGCGCACACGCATTCGCCCGCAACCACGAGTTCGCGCGCGGGCTCGCGGCCCACGGGGAGCCGGTTCTCTCGGGCGCGAGCGACCACCTCCGGGCCGTGACCGACGAGTTCTGGTAG
- a CDS encoding MBL fold metallo-hydrolase: MATEPIDGVHELLCRGEPDAYDRIRAYLTDDGTLVDTGLPDTTETLLAEIEETGIVPERVVITHMHGDHSGGIAAVLDSYDADLALPVGADPEETPSVDRFYGDGDAVGPFEAVHVPGHVGHQHALIATDDDYAILADAVSGSDQRGLAGGFHLPPGKYTQDLGQAEQSLEKLTDYAFDTGLVFHGSNVLSNASAKLDRYVLPAE, encoded by the coding sequence ATGGCGACTGAACCCATCGACGGTGTCCACGAACTGCTGTGTCGCGGCGAGCCCGACGCGTACGACCGCATCCGAGCGTATCTGACCGACGACGGCACGCTCGTGGATACCGGCCTCCCGGACACGACCGAGACGCTGCTCGCGGAAATCGAGGAGACCGGCATCGTCCCGGAGCGGGTCGTCATCACTCACATGCACGGCGACCACAGCGGTGGTATCGCTGCTGTCCTCGACAGCTACGACGCCGACCTCGCTCTCCCGGTCGGAGCCGACCCCGAGGAGACACCGTCCGTCGACCGCTTCTACGGTGACGGGGATGCGGTCGGACCGTTCGAGGCCGTCCACGTGCCGGGTCACGTCGGCCACCAGCACGCCCTGATTGCGACGGACGACGACTACGCGATTCTCGCCGACGCGGTGTCGGGCTCCGACCAGCGCGGTCTCGCCGGCGGCTTTCACCTCCCGCCCGGGAAGTACACCCAGGACCTCGGGCAGGCGGAGCAGTCGCTCGAAAAACTCACCGATTACGCGTTCGATACCGGACTCGTCTTCCACGGCTCGAACGTGCTCTCCAATGCGTCTGCGAAGCTCGACCGGTACGTCCTGCCCGCGGAGTAG
- the rqcH gene encoding ribosome rescue protein RqcH: MDQKRAMSSVDIRALATELRDYEGAKVDKAYLYDDDLLRLKMRDFDRGRVELIIEVGDPKRAHVADPDNVPDAPGRPPNFAMMLRNRLSGADLVDVRQYEFDRILVFEFAREDANTLVLAELFGDGNIVVMNKDREVIDCLDTVRLKSRTVAPGSVYGFPSSRFNPMTCSREAFDAKMRDSDTDVVRTLATQHNLGGLWAEEICTRAGVDKELDIDDADDETLAEVFGALERLRESIRNGQFDPRVYWESDDDGERTRPVDVTPVPMDEHEGMDCDSYDRFTGALDEYFFELDREEPTPGSSRPEFEEEIAKFERIIEQQKGAIEGFEREANEVRERAETLYGNYDLVDEILTTVREARESGVPWEELETTFAEAAEAGNERAERVVGVNPEAGEVTVELDGTRIDLVPEDGVEKNADRLYQEAKRIEGKKEGALAAIEDTREDLEDAKQRRDEWTADDAEPDPEPERTGETDWLAKQNIPIRYDEQWYERFRWFHTSDGFLVIGGRNADQNEEIVKKYMESGDRFFHAQAHGGPVTVLKATGPSEPSKDIDLPQSSKEEAARFAVTNSSVWKDGKFDGDVYMVEPSQVSKTPESGEYLEKGGFTIRGDRTYFESTSVDCAVGIQCEPETRVLGGPERAIEDDVETYVTLEPGQYAQNDIAKLLYREFKGRFADESFLRKVASPDRIQEFCPPGGSRIRE; the protein is encoded by the coding sequence ATGGACCAGAAGCGAGCCATGTCGAGCGTGGATATCCGTGCGCTCGCGACCGAGCTTCGCGACTACGAGGGCGCGAAGGTCGACAAGGCGTATCTCTACGACGACGACCTCCTCCGGCTCAAGATGCGGGACTTCGACCGCGGCCGCGTCGAACTTATCATCGAGGTGGGCGACCCCAAGCGCGCCCACGTCGCCGACCCCGACAACGTCCCCGACGCACCCGGCCGGCCGCCGAACTTCGCGATGATGCTTCGCAACCGGCTCTCGGGGGCCGACCTCGTCGACGTGCGCCAGTACGAGTTCGACCGCATCCTCGTCTTCGAGTTCGCGCGCGAGGACGCGAACACGCTCGTGCTCGCGGAGCTGTTCGGCGACGGCAACATCGTCGTGATGAACAAGGATAGAGAGGTTATCGACTGTCTGGACACGGTGCGGCTCAAGTCGCGGACGGTCGCCCCCGGCTCCGTCTACGGCTTCCCGTCCTCGCGATTCAATCCGATGACCTGCTCGCGGGAGGCGTTCGACGCGAAGATGCGCGATTCCGACACGGACGTGGTGCGGACCCTCGCCACCCAGCACAATCTCGGGGGGCTGTGGGCCGAGGAAATCTGCACCCGTGCCGGCGTGGACAAGGAACTCGACATCGACGACGCGGACGACGAGACCCTCGCCGAGGTGTTCGGTGCGCTCGAACGGCTGCGCGAGTCGATTCGAAACGGCCAGTTCGACCCGCGCGTCTACTGGGAGAGCGACGACGACGGCGAGCGCACCCGGCCGGTCGACGTGACGCCCGTCCCGATGGACGAACACGAGGGGATGGACTGTGACAGCTACGACCGGTTCACGGGCGCGCTCGACGAGTACTTCTTCGAACTCGACCGCGAGGAGCCGACGCCGGGCAGTTCCCGCCCGGAGTTCGAAGAAGAGATCGCGAAGTTCGAGCGCATTATCGAACAGCAGAAGGGCGCTATCGAGGGGTTCGAACGGGAAGCCAACGAGGTGCGGGAGCGCGCGGAGACGCTGTACGGCAACTACGACCTCGTGGACGAGATTCTGACGACGGTGCGCGAGGCGCGCGAATCCGGCGTCCCGTGGGAGGAGTTGGAGACGACGTTCGCCGAGGCGGCCGAGGCCGGCAACGAACGCGCCGAACGCGTCGTCGGCGTCAATCCGGAAGCCGGCGAGGTGACCGTCGAACTCGACGGAACGCGGATCGACCTCGTGCCGGAAGACGGCGTCGAGAAGAACGCCGACCGACTGTATCAGGAGGCGAAACGCATCGAAGGGAAGAAAGAGGGCGCACTCGCGGCCATCGAGGATACGCGCGAGGATCTCGAAGACGCCAAACAGCGCCGCGACGAGTGGACGGCCGACGACGCCGAACCCGACCCCGAGCCCGAACGGACGGGCGAGACCGACTGGCTCGCGAAACAGAACATCCCGATTCGTTACGACGAGCAGTGGTACGAGCGGTTCCGGTGGTTCCACACCAGCGACGGCTTCCTCGTCATCGGAGGGCGCAACGCCGACCAGAACGAAGAAATTGTCAAGAAGTACATGGAAAGCGGCGACCGCTTCTTCCACGCACAGGCCCACGGTGGACCAGTGACGGTACTGAAAGCGACCGGCCCCTCCGAGCCGTCGAAGGATATCGACCTGCCCCAGTCCTCGAAGGAGGAGGCCGCCCGGTTTGCGGTCACCAACTCCTCGGTCTGGAAGGACGGGAAGTTCGACGGCGACGTGTACATGGTCGAGCCGAGTCAGGTGTCGAAGACGCCCGAATCCGGCGAATACCTCGAAAAGGGCGGCTTCACGATTCGGGGCGACCGCACCTACTTCGAATCGACGAGCGTCGACTGTGCGGTCGGCATCCAGTGTGAACCCGAAACGCGCGTCCTCGGCGGGCCGGAACGCGCCATCGAGGACGACGTGGAGACGTACGTCACGCTCGAACCCGGGCAGTACGCCCAAAACGACATCGCGAAGCTGTTGTACCGAGAGTTCAAGGGTCGCTTCGCCGACGAGTCGTTCCTCCGGAAGGTGGCCTCCCCGGACCGGATTCAGGAGTTTTGCCCGCCGGGCGGGTCCCGGATTCGCGAGTAA
- a CDS encoding DUF4013 domain-containing protein: MFEDALRFPFAGDDSARSLLIGGVLVLLSPFVLPLLPLFGYYLRVVKAGIDGDETPPVFEEWVELSVDGLKAVVVSFVYFLLPLAFTVIGALVVGAGAILAQERAVTGVATGIGIVGALFALASFVTILLATYVFPAALANMARSGDIADAFELSTVLGVAFSVEYLVAGLLGIAAVILIGIVNTVVTVFTLGLFLLLAVFVQFYAQAVFFYLFGRGYANARGLQPE, encoded by the coding sequence ATGTTCGAGGATGCCCTCCGATTCCCGTTCGCCGGCGACGACAGCGCACGCAGTCTCCTCATCGGCGGTGTGTTGGTGTTGCTCTCGCCGTTCGTGTTGCCCTTGCTCCCCCTGTTCGGCTACTACCTTCGCGTGGTGAAGGCGGGCATCGACGGCGACGAGACGCCGCCGGTGTTCGAGGAGTGGGTCGAACTCAGCGTGGACGGGCTGAAGGCCGTCGTCGTCAGCTTCGTCTACTTCCTCCTCCCGCTGGCGTTCACCGTCATCGGCGCGCTCGTCGTCGGGGCCGGGGCGATACTCGCACAGGAGCGTGCGGTCACGGGAGTCGCTACCGGCATCGGCATCGTCGGTGCACTGTTCGCACTCGCGAGCTTCGTGACGATTCTGCTCGCCACCTACGTGTTCCCGGCCGCGCTGGCGAACATGGCTCGCAGCGGCGATATCGCCGATGCGTTCGAACTCTCGACCGTCCTCGGCGTGGCCTTTTCGGTCGAGTATCTCGTCGCCGGACTGCTCGGTATCGCGGCCGTCATCCTCATCGGTATCGTGAACACCGTCGTGACCGTGTTCACGCTGGGGCTGTTCCTCCTGCTTGCCGTCTTCGTCCAGTTTTACGCGCAGGCGGTGTTCTTCTATCTGTTCGGCCGCGGCTACGCGAACGCGCGCGGCCTGCAGCCCGAATAA
- a CDS encoding mRNA surveillance protein pelota, with protein MRIADRQQREGDRERITVVPESLDDLWHLTYVIEPGDRVGGDTTRRIQRNDDQLRDSGGEREHMWVELAVDDVEFAKFANRLRVGGEIADCSREDQLGFHHTLNVEERTELEIEKQWQTDQLERLQEAVEATENPEVAIATVEEGEAYVHTVEQYGVEERAAITKPTGKGEYARPREELFDELGAVLRRTDAEAIILAGPGFTKQDALDYFSEEYPSLTERITTVDTSAAGGRGVHEVLKRGAVEEVQVETRIAEEAGLIDELTQRIGEGAKATYGIDETMQAAEFGAVEELLILDSRLRKERAGEGEWDVDANELIRSVEQKGGDVTVFSSEFDPGRQLQNLGGVAALLRYRLE; from the coding sequence ATGCGTATTGCCGACCGCCAACAGCGCGAGGGCGACCGCGAGCGAATCACGGTCGTCCCCGAGAGTCTCGATGACCTGTGGCATCTCACCTACGTCATCGAGCCGGGCGACCGGGTCGGCGGCGACACGACGCGGCGCATCCAGCGCAACGACGACCAACTGCGGGATTCCGGCGGCGAGCGCGAACACATGTGGGTCGAACTCGCCGTCGACGACGTGGAGTTCGCGAAGTTCGCGAACCGACTGCGCGTCGGTGGAGAGATCGCCGACTGCTCGCGAGAGGACCAGCTCGGCTTCCACCACACGCTCAACGTCGAGGAGCGCACCGAGCTCGAAATCGAAAAGCAGTGGCAAACCGACCAGCTCGAACGGCTCCAGGAGGCCGTCGAAGCGACCGAAAACCCCGAGGTCGCCATCGCCACCGTCGAGGAAGGGGAGGCGTACGTCCACACCGTCGAGCAGTACGGCGTCGAGGAGCGCGCTGCCATCACTAAGCCGACCGGAAAAGGGGAGTACGCCCGCCCGCGCGAGGAACTGTTCGACGAGCTCGGGGCCGTCCTCCGGCGTACGGACGCCGAGGCAATCATCCTCGCCGGACCGGGGTTTACCAAGCAGGACGCGCTCGATTACTTCAGCGAGGAGTACCCGTCGCTCACGGAGCGCATCACGACGGTCGACACCTCGGCGGCGGGTGGCCGTGGCGTCCACGAGGTGCTCAAGCGCGGCGCTGTCGAGGAGGTGCAGGTCGAGACGCGCATCGCCGAGGAGGCGGGACTCATCGACGAGCTCACCCAGCGCATCGGCGAGGGAGCGAAAGCCACCTACGGCATCGACGAGACGATGCAGGCCGCCGAGTTCGGGGCGGTCGAGGAGCTGCTCATCCTCGACAGCCGGCTCCGGAAGGAGCGCGCCGGCGAGGGAGAGTGGGACGTGGACGCGAACGAACTCATCCGGAGCGTCGAGCAGAAGGGCGGTGACGTGACCGTCTTCTCCAGCGAGTTCGACCCCGGTCGCCAGCTCCAGAATCTGGGCGGGGTCGCCGCGCTGTTGCGGTATCGGCTCGAATAA
- a CDS encoding MBL fold metallo-hydrolase — MRVTFLGTGSAMPTGERNQTGLLLDADGDRLLVDCGSGVLGALADTRGGYETTDTVLLTHHHLDHVSDLLALLKARWLVGEEHLTVVGPAGTESLLDDLLDAHEYLRGRVDLTVRDIEPGTATVAGFDIEATETVHSMDCLAYRVTHDSTDGAFCFSGDSEATEPVADLADGASVLAHDCSFPDDVDVSNHPTPTALGELLAGRDIEEVYLTHLYPHTDGRHREMTDAVRENFEGRVRMARDGLAVEI, encoded by the coding sequence ATGCGCGTCACGTTTCTCGGCACCGGCAGCGCCATGCCCACCGGCGAGCGAAACCAGACCGGCCTCCTGCTCGACGCCGACGGCGACCGCCTGCTCGTAGATTGCGGGAGCGGCGTCCTCGGGGCGCTCGCCGACACCCGCGGCGGCTACGAGACCACCGATACGGTCCTGTTGACCCACCACCACCTCGACCACGTCTCCGACCTGCTCGCCCTGCTGAAGGCGCGCTGGCTCGTCGGCGAGGAACACCTCACCGTCGTCGGGCCGGCCGGCACCGAATCGCTCCTCGATGACCTGCTCGACGCGCACGAGTATCTCCGCGGCCGCGTCGACCTCACGGTGCGAGACATCGAACCCGGAACCGCGACCGTCGCCGGCTTTGACATCGAGGCCACGGAGACCGTCCACTCGATGGACTGTCTCGCCTACCGAGTCACGCACGACTCGACGGACGGGGCGTTCTGCTTTTCCGGCGACTCGGAGGCGACCGAACCAGTCGCCGACCTCGCGGACGGCGCGAGCGTCCTGGCCCACGACTGCTCGTTTCCCGACGACGTCGACGTGTCAAATCATCCGACGCCCACTGCACTCGGCGAGCTGCTCGCCGGACGCGACATCGAGGAGGTGTATCTCACCCACCTCTACCCGCACACCGACGGCAGACACCGGGAGATGACCGACGCCGTGCGCGAGAACTTCGAGGGGCGAGTCCGGATGGCTCGCGACGGGCTGGCGGTCGAGATTTAA
- a CDS encoding ATP-dependent helicase gives MSARERLATREDIEFDPERVDIDDGHVLDRLEPETQEWWLDQFGEFVPENGGFFTPPQKEAIPLIDEEHNALVCAPTGSGKTLASFTAIIDDLVGRARTDELDNSVYCLYVSPLKSLANDIHRNLAEPLAGISERCPEDVDVRQAIRHGDTSDSERQKMLKETPHILNTTPETLAILLNSPKFKKKLESVEYVVVDEIHSLAENKRGTHLSVSLERLEAMCDTSPTRIGCSATVEPLDAVGEFLVGYEDGEAREFEIVDARFVREFDMELACPTDDLIDTPPEVVSERFYDDLAGLIDDHENTLVFTNTRSGAERVLSNLREHHGFDESDSGCHHGSLSKERRQEIEGRLKEGGIDVVTTSTSLELGIDMPHIDLVVQVGSPKSVASLLQRVGRAGHQLGETVKGRVYALDRDELVECAVMLKKAEEGFVDRVFLPEGAHDVATQHVYGMAINQVRPETEVREILRSAYPYRDYGDAEFESLFAYMTGDYDGLEEKNVYPKVWRDTNDPPSGDHHYEEYDVGQDLIGKRGRMARVIYMTNLGTIPDSFDIDVYVRGSDEWVGQLDEEYLDTLEKGDVFVLGGSNYQYSYRRGTKAYVDPTSKAATVPSWYSERLPLSYDLGREILDFQREMVATLQEGGPPAVREWLRDLPMDENTVRALARMYDEQLRYAGPASVSTHDRLAVEVALDRDEYRRHYHVHSAYGRRFNDGLSRLLAYHVAQQTNANVQLAVADNGFTLTLPLNRKVDLRRIIEGIDPSEIREDLRASLDGSDLLKRYFRINATRSLMILKRYKGHEKTAAQQQVSSEMLLSFAQELENFAVMEETYREILEDKLNVAALEDVLASVSDGELEVATQTVDSPSPRAFGLATLMASDVVLAEDESAVLQEFHARVLEEIGDDATVHD, from the coding sequence ATGAGTGCGCGCGAGCGGCTCGCCACGCGGGAGGACATCGAGTTCGACCCCGAGCGCGTCGACATCGACGACGGCCACGTGCTCGACCGGCTCGAACCCGAGACCCAGGAGTGGTGGCTCGACCAGTTCGGCGAGTTCGTCCCCGAGAACGGCGGCTTCTTCACCCCGCCACAGAAGGAGGCGATTCCGCTCATCGACGAGGAGCACAACGCCCTCGTCTGTGCGCCCACCGGCTCGGGGAAGACGCTCGCCTCCTTCACCGCCATCATCGACGACCTCGTCGGCCGCGCCCGCACCGACGAGTTGGATAATTCTGTGTACTGTCTGTACGTCTCGCCGCTGAAGTCACTCGCCAACGACATCCACCGAAATCTGGCCGAGCCGCTTGCGGGCATCTCCGAGCGGTGTCCCGAGGACGTCGACGTGCGACAGGCGATTCGCCACGGCGACACCTCCGATTCCGAGCGCCAGAAGATGTTGAAGGAGACGCCGCACATCCTCAACACCACCCCAGAGACGCTCGCCATCCTGCTGAACTCGCCGAAGTTCAAGAAGAAGTTAGAGAGCGTCGAGTACGTCGTCGTCGACGAGATTCACTCGCTGGCAGAGAACAAGCGCGGGACCCACCTCTCGGTGTCGCTGGAACGACTGGAGGCGATGTGTGACACCTCGCCGACGCGCATCGGCTGTTCGGCGACGGTCGAACCCCTCGACGCGGTCGGGGAGTTCCTCGTCGGCTACGAGGACGGGGAGGCGCGCGAGTTCGAGATTGTGGATGCACGATTCGTCCGCGAGTTCGACATGGAGCTGGCGTGTCCGACCGACGACCTCATCGACACGCCTCCGGAGGTGGTGAGCGAGCGCTTCTACGACGACTTGGCGGGACTCATCGACGACCACGAGAACACGCTCGTGTTCACGAACACGCGCTCCGGAGCCGAGCGGGTCCTCTCGAATCTGCGGGAACACCACGGCTTCGACGAGTCGGATTCGGGGTGTCACCACGGCTCGCTCTCGAAGGAACGGCGACAGGAGATCGAGGGGCGGCTGAAGGAGGGAGGCATCGACGTGGTGACCACGTCCACGTCGCTGGAACTCGGCATCGACATGCCCCACATCGACCTCGTGGTGCAGGTCGGTTCGCCGAAATCGGTGGCGTCGCTGCTCCAGCGCGTGGGACGGGCGGGCCACCAGCTCGGCGAGACGGTCAAGGGGCGCGTGTACGCGCTCGACCGCGACGAACTCGTGGAGTGTGCCGTCATGCTGAAGAAGGCCGAAGAGGGGTTCGTCGACCGGGTGTTTCTCCCCGAGGGCGCACACGACGTGGCGACCCAACACGTCTACGGGATGGCCATCAATCAGGTGCGGCCCGAGACCGAGGTGCGAGAGATTCTCCGGTCGGCGTATCCGTACCGCGACTACGGCGACGCGGAGTTCGAGTCGCTGTTCGCGTACATGACCGGCGACTACGACGGACTGGAGGAGAAGAACGTCTACCCCAAGGTTTGGCGCGACACCAACGACCCGCCGAGCGGCGACCACCACTACGAGGAGTACGACGTCGGACAGGACCTCATCGGCAAGCGCGGCCGGATGGCACGCGTCATCTACATGACGAACCTCGGGACCATCCCCGACTCCTTCGACATCGACGTGTACGTGCGCGGCTCCGACGAGTGGGTCGGCCAACTCGACGAGGAGTATCTCGACACGCTGGAGAAGGGGGACGTGTTCGTGCTCGGCGGCTCGAACTACCAGTACAGCTACCGCCGGGGGACGAAGGCGTACGTCGACCCGACGAGCAAGGCCGCGACGGTCCCGTCGTGGTACTCCGAGCGACTCCCTCTCTCGTATGATCTCGGCCGCGAGATTCTCGACTTCCAGCGGGAGATGGTCGCCACCCTTCAAGAGGGTGGTCCGCCGGCCGTCCGCGAGTGGCTCCGTGACCTCCCGATGGACGAGAACACGGTTCGGGCGCTCGCCCGGATGTACGACGAACAGCTCCGGTACGCGGGACCGGCGTCTGTCTCGACGCACGACCGGCTGGCCGTCGAGGTGGCGTTAGACCGCGACGAGTACCGCCGCCACTACCACGTCCACTCGGCGTACGGCCGGCGGTTCAACGACGGGCTGTCGCGGCTGCTCGCCTATCACGTCGCCCAGCAGACGAACGCGAACGTCCAGCTCGCGGTCGCGGACAACGGCTTCACGCTCACGCTCCCGCTGAACCGGAAGGTCGACCTCCGGCGCATTATCGAGGGAATCGACCCCTCGGAGATACGCGAGGACCTCCGGGCGAGTCTCGACGGCTCGGACCTGCTCAAGCGCTACTTCCGTATCAACGCCACGCGGTCGCTCATGATTCTGAAGCGGTACAAGGGCCACGAGAAGACCGCCGCCCAACAGCAGGTCTCCTCGGAGATGCTGCTGTCGTTCGCGCAAGAGCTCGAGAACTTCGCCGTCATGGAGGAGACGTACCGCGAGATTCTGGAGGACAAGCTCAACGTCGCCGCGCTGGAGGACGTGCTCGCGTCGGTGTCGGACGGCGAGCTGGAAGTGGCGACCCAGACGGTCGATTCCCCCTCGCCGCGGGCGTTCGGGCTGGCGACGCTGATGGCCAGTGACGTGGTGTTGGCTGAAGACGAGTCGGCGGTGCTACAGGAGTTCCACGCCCGCGTGCTGGAGGAAATCGGCGACGACGCGACGGTCCACGACTAA